From one Lycium barbarum isolate Lr01 chromosome 6, ASM1917538v2, whole genome shotgun sequence genomic stretch:
- the LOC132600767 gene encoding hyoscyamine 6-dioxygenase-like, producing the protein MASLVSSLSSEVNSVPEKYVVPLEKRVSADVPIGTHIPVIDLTQPSAESIHQIIKASAEFGLFQVINHGVSETLMADALAVCKEFFKLPIEDKVKFVEKDEGLSDFEPSIDQRPKLYIEKEYTPKKKGSNTNEKETVFWKDTFGHGCHPLTEDTIMSWPEKPQTYREVISEYALELRKLSLRILDLMCEGLGLEIGYFGKEHSQTQLMVTHHYPQCPDPNSTIGIAEHCDGALINLVQQELSGLHVRQKDGKWFGVEPIPGALVVINGLILKVVTNGKLSAGVHRVVTNSTSDRTSVGSLISPIECIIEPAKILINESNPPLFKSFSYTEYLGYYFSDTTEIEAALKPYKLYD; encoded by the exons ATGGCATCACTAGTTTCAAGTTTGTCTTCAGAAGTGAATTCTGTCCCTGAAAAATATGTTGTTCCATTGGAGAAAAGGGTATCTGCAGATGTACCAATTGGTACACATATTCCAGTTATTGATTTAACACAACCTTCTGCTGAATCTATTCACCAAATCATCAAAGCTTCAGCTGAGTTTGGTCTCTTTCAG GTGATCAATCATGGAGTTTCAGAAACCCTGATGGCTGATGCCTTAGCAGTTTGCAAAGAGTTCTTTAAGCTGCCAATTGAGGACAAAGTAAAGTTTGTTGAAAAAGATGAAGGCTTAAGTGACTTTGAACCATCAATTGACCAAAGGCCAAAGCTTTACATTGAAAAGGAATACACACCAAAGAAGAAAGGTTCAAACACTAATGAGAAGGAAACTGTCTTTTGGAAAGACACTTTTGGACATGGATGCCATCCTTTGACTGAAGATACCATAATGTCATGGCCTGAAAAGCCACAAACATATAG agAAGTGATAAGTGAATATGCATTAGAATTAAGGAAATTGAGCTTGAGGATTTTGGACCTTATGTGTGAGGGACTTGGGCTTGAAATAGGGTATTTTGGCAAAGAACATAGCCAAACCCAACTAATGGTGACCCATCACTACCCACAATGCCCTGATCCAAATTCAACAATAGGCATAGCTGAACATTGTGATGGTGCACTCATCAATTTGGTCCAACAAGAACTAAGTGGATTGCATGTGAGACAAAAAGATGGGAAATGGTTTGGTGTTGAACCTATTCCTGGGGCACTTGTTGTCATCAATGGTTTGATCTTAAAG GTTGTCACCAACGGAAAGTTATCAGCTGGAGTGCATAGGGTTGTGACAAATTCTACTTCTGATCGAACATCAGTTGGCAGCTTAATAAGTCCAATTGAGTGCATTATAGAGCCTGCAAAAATACTTATAAATGAGAGCAATCCTCCATTATTCAAGTCATTTTCATACACAGAGTACTTGGGATATTATTTCAGTGACACCACTGAAATTGAAGCAGCACTAAAACCGTACAAGCTCTATGATTGA
- the LOC132599550 gene encoding uncharacterized protein LOC132599550 — protein sequence MKIICSVLLLLLVVSSVEANAPRYPPSNDDYDYDRCEAIFENFGCVDSSNVCEERCIESCYKGVGDIYSYCDDDKNCHCHPMRGGPCPPLPDCPLVTKKNVTSTFH from the exons ATGAAGATCATTTGTAGTGTTCTTCTACTTTTGCTAGTTGTGTCTTCGG TTGAAGCAAATGCACCAAGATATCCTCCATCAAATGATGACTATGATTATGACAGGTGTGAAGCAATTTTTGAGAATTTTGGTTGTGTAGATTCATCAAATGTATGTGAAGAACGCTGTATAGAGTCGTGTTACAAAGGTGTAGGTGATATCTATAGTTATTGTGATGATGATAAAAATTGTCATTGTCACCCTATGAGAGGTGGTCCTTGTCCTCCTCTACCTGACTGCCCCTTAGTTACTAAAAAGAATGTTACATCCACATTTCATTGA